The following proteins are encoded in a genomic region of Rattus rattus isolate New Zealand chromosome 2, Rrattus_CSIRO_v1, whole genome shotgun sequence:
- the Mkrn3 gene encoding probable E3 ubiquitin-protein ligase makorin-3 yields MEESTAPTEAYEAAGAEAGAEGGEGVSAPPLPQFEASGASAVASSAPLQEASGLAPFLMAPVPANRRAASLRPAPAEGGGARSGPERNTGSWTKQILCRYYLHGQCKEGDNCRYSHDLSGRRKARGGQDSQPRASADRGPKMATHWEPPTLEVAEAPPTASSSSLPLIGSAAERGFPEAEIDNAGIGSAAERGFPEAEIDNAGLAAGAAGGAGAEGWEGAIEFVPGQPYRGRMIPPHGPEAPLQSPEIEREHMAMGMGMPLPLCRYAARGQCLRGDRCAYPHGEICDMCGQQALHPWDAAQQEAHRRACVEAHERDMELSFAVQRSMDKVCGICMEVVYEKAIPSDRRFGILFSCNHTYCLRCIRRWRSATQFENRISKSCPQCRVSSGFVIPSEFWVEEEEEKEKLVQQYKEGMSQKACRYFAGGLGHCPFGEFCFYKHEYPEGWRDQPPRPDGGGSSSAYWHQVLEPVQFREGSVLFKSRKKEHSVLRLANQLLKKLLCLRGSFSISDDRWLLLQYQLEEYFSLNL; encoded by the coding sequence ATGGAAGAGTCTACAGCTCCCACGGAGGCCTACGAGGCCGCCGGCGCCGAGGCAGGTGCTGAGGGGGGGGAGGGTGTGTCTGCCCCCCCCCTTCCTCAGTTTGAGGCTTCTGGAGCTTCTGCGGTAGCCAGCTCAGCCCCTCTGCAAGAGGCATCGGGCCTGGCACCGTTCCTTATGGCTCCAGTCCCTGCGAACCGGCGCGCGGCGAGTTTGAGACCCGCTCCAGCCGAAGGGGGCGGGGCCAGGTCTGGTCCGGAGCGCAATACAGGCAGCTGGACGAAGCAAATCCTCTGCAGGTATTATCTGCATGGGCAGTGCAAGGAGGGCGATAACTGTCGCTACTCTCACGACCTTTCTGGGCGGCGAAAAGCTAGGGGGGGCCAAGATTCTCAGCCTCGGGCCTCTGCAGATAGAGGACCCAAGATGGCCACTCACTGGGAGCCCCCGACTCTGGAAGTGGCGGAAGCCCCCCCTACTGCATCCTCAAGCTCCTTGCCTCTGATTGGCTCGGCTGCTGAAAGGGGCTTCCCTGAAGCTGAGATTGACAATGCAGGCATTGGCTCAGCTGCTGAAAGGGGCTTCCCTGAAGCTGAGATTGACAATGCAGGCCTTGCAGCAGGTGCTGCGGGAGGAGCGGGTGCAGAAGGCTGGGAGGGGGCAATTGAGTTTGTTCCTGGACAGCCGTATCGAGGTCGCATGATCCCCCCGCATGGTCCCGAGGCTCCTCTGCAGAGCCCGGAGATTGAGAGAGAGCATATGGCTATGGGCATGGGAATGCCGCTGCCGCTTTGCCGCTATGCTGCCCGGGGACAATGCCTCCGTGGGGACAGGTGTGCATACCCCCATGGAGAAATATGCGACATGTGCGGGCAACAGGCCCTGCACCCTTGGGATGCAGCTCAGCAGGAAGCTCATAGAAGGGCCTGCGTTGAAGCACACGAGAGAGATATGGAACTCTCTTTTGCTGTGCAGCGCAGCATGGACAAAGTGTGTGGCATCTGCATGGAGGTTGTCTATGAGAAAGCCATCCCCAGCGACCGCCGCTTTGGCATCCTTTTCAGCTGCAACCACACCTACTGTCTTAGGTGTATCCGCAGGTGGAGAAGTGCCACACAGTTTGAGAACAGGATCAGTAAGTCCTGCCCACAGTGCAGGGTCTCCTCTGGCTTTGTCATTCCTAGTGAGTtctgggtggaggaggaagaggagaaggagaagcttgTTCAGCAATATAAGGAGGGGATGAGCCAGAAAGCCTGCAGGTATTTTGCTGGAGGCCTAGGTCACTGCCCATTTGGAGAATTCTGTTTTTACAAGCATGAATAccccgagggctggagagatcagcCTCCGAGGCCAGATGGTGGTGGATCGTCCAGCGCATACTGGCATCAAGTTTTGGAGCCTGTGCAGTTTCGAGAGGGAAGCGTGCTGTTTAAAAGCCGTAAAAAGGAGCATTCCGTGCTTCGCCTGGCCAATCAGTTGCTTAAGAAGTTGCTTTGCCTGCGAGGCAGTTTTTCCATCTCTGATGACCGGTGGCTCTTGCTTCAGTACCAGCTGGAAGAATATTTCAGTTTGAATCTGTAG